The genomic interval CTCCCCAGTAGTTGTCGATAGGCGCAGGCCGCCTTTCGGGTGACCCGCAAGCAGTTACCAACGGCCGGGGGCACGCGGGCATCTACCGTGGATGGCGGTACAGCGGTCCCGCGAGCGCGAGCGCTGTTAGGAACCTCCGGTTCCAGGTAGCGGCGAAGGGGCAGCCGTCGGCCTACGAATATGCCACCGGAGGGGTGTTTCCACACAATTATCCACAGATGTGGAAAACCCTGGGGACATGTGAAATGTGCTTCAGCTCGGCCGGTGTGTCGCTCTCACCTGCGGATCTTCAGCTACCAGCTGGCTATCGTTGGGCATCCGCACACCCCTGGGCGCCTAGGGGTGTTGATAACGCACGACGGAGTCCACAGCCCTGTTCATAGTTTGACCTGGTCCGATGACGGGCGACGTGGGGGCTGAGTTTGACCCGCATCTCGAGGATCAGTACCCTCGTACAGTCACCCCTTGGTGCGGTGGCGGTCCTGTGCTGACCGCGTTGAGGTCGTAACCGACCCTGTGCGCCAGGACCGACGCGCATCGATGATGACCGAACTTGCAATGCTTGGGCTACTCAGCATCGCGCGCACTACGTTTTACCGACCAGCTATCGGGCGCCACCTGGTGCCCACCAACTCTAGGAGTGTTGACCGTGGCCAAGGGCAAGCGGACGTTCCAGCCGAACAACCGTCGTCGGGCGCGTGTTCACGGCTTCCGTCTCCGGATGCGGACCCGTGCGGGCCGCGCCATCGTTTCCGCGCGTCGCGGCAAGGGCCGCAAGACCCTGACTGCCTGATCCTCGCATTCGGACGCTCGGGTGTTGCCTGAGCCGTATCGGTTGCATCATCGTGCCGACTTCTCCCGGACGGTGCGCCGCGGCCAGCGAATCGGGAGGCGAGATCTGGTCGTACACGTGCACATTCACGGGTATGACGGAATCGTGGGCACGAGTGGACCTGACGGCGCAGCGGGGTTTACCCACCCCGTCGGCTCCGCCTCCTGCCGTCCCCCGGCGGATGCGCTGGTCCGCGTGGGCGGTCCGCGATTCGGATTGATTGTCAGCAAGGCGGTGGGCTCCGCGGTGATTCGACACCGGGTAGCCCGCCGCCTGCGTCATATGTGCGGCAAGGTGATCCACGATCTACCCGTCGAGGCCGATATCGTGATCCGTGCGCTGCCCGGCGCCGCCGACGCCGATTCGGACGAGCTACTCCGCCAACTCCGGGGCGCGCTGCGCAAACTCGATGGGGCCCGGTCGTCGTGAGAAGCCTCGCGCGGCTGCCGGCTCGCTTGTTGATCTTCTTGATCGAGCTGTACCGGACCTACGTCTCCCCCACCCGAATGCCGGTGTGCCGCTTCACACCGACCTGCAGTGAATACGCCGTCACCGCGCTGCGCACCCGGGGCCTGTTCATCGGGCTCGGACTGACGGTCGTGCGACTGCTCAAATGTGCGCCCTGGCACCCTGGTGGGTGGGACCCCGTCCCGGAGCGCCGTCCGCGCGCCCGGGATGAGGCAGCCGCTGCCGACAATGCCACGTCATCCGACGACGCGTCGGCGCCACACGCTTGTACAGGATCACCGTCCGCGGTGATCGGCGAACCGAACGACGGGAGTGCATAGAGCCGTGCTCGACTTCATTTATTACCCGGTGTCCTGGATCCTCTGGTTCTGGCATCGAGTTTTCGCGGCCATCCCCGGCCTGGGTAAGGACAGCGGTATCGCCTGGGCCCTGGCCGTGGTGTTCCTGGTCTTCACGCTTCGCGTCGTGCTGTACAAGCCGTTCGTGAAGCAGGTCCGCACGACCAAGCAGATGCAGGAGTTGCAGCCTCAGATCAAGGAGCTGCAGAAGAAGTACAAGAACGACCGCCAGAAGATGGCGCTGGAGATGCAGAAGCTCCAGAAGGATCACGGCTTCAACCCGCTGATGGGCTGCCTGCCCATCCTGGCGCAGGTGCCGGTGTTCCTCGGTCTGTTCCATGTGCTGCGTTCGTTCAACCGGACCGGTCACGGCTTCGGTCAGCTCGGCATGAGCATCCAGGAAAACGCCAACACGCCGAACTACGTCTTCAATGCCGCCGACGTGCAGTCCTTCCTGAGCGCGCGCCTCTTCGGTGCGCCCATCTCCGCGTTCATCACCACTCCGGTGAGCGAACTGCAGGCCTTCGCCATCGACGGTCAACTGCCCTCCCGGGTCGCCATCGGCGCCGTCGCGATCCCGCTGATGATCATCGCCGGTCTCGCCACGCACTTCAACGCGCGCGCCTCGGTCGCTCGCCAGAGCCCGGAAGCCGCGGCCAACCCGCAGGCCGCGATGATGAACAAGCTCGCGCTGTGGGTGTTCCCCCTCGGCGTGCTCGTCGGTGGTCCGTTCCTGCCGATCGCCATCCTGCTGTACTGGGTCGCGAACAATATCTGGACCTACGGTCAGCAGCACCTCGTCTTCGGCCGGATGGCCAAGGAAGAAGAAGAGAAGAAGCAGCAGAAGCTCGAGCAGCGCGCACAGAACGCGCCGAGGCCGGGTGCCAAGCCGGTGAACGTCAAGAAGAAGCAGCCGGTCGACGCCGACGTGGCGGACGCGGTCGAGGATGTGGTGGACACGGTCTCCACGAACGGCACCGCAGCCGCCAAGCCGAAGACTTCGGCCCAGCGCCGCTCGGGTGGCGGACAGAAGCGTCCGAACCGCGGCCGGGCGAACCAGAAGCGACGGCGTTGATCGCGCGCCGGCACTGAGCAGCAACCCCTTGATCGCGTACCACCCGGCGGCGATGGCCAGGCGGTCGCGGCGAGCAGATGAAGGAAAACCAAATGACTGTTGAGACCGACGGAGGGGACGCCACAGTGGCGACGACGATGGTGAACGCCGAGACGGAACCAGCTGATGTCGCGAGTGACTCCGAGGAAGCCCTGATCGAAGAGGGCGAAATCGCGGGTGACTACCTCGAGCAGCTGCTCGATGTGCTGGATTTCGACGGCGATATCGATCTGGACGTCGAAGGCGATCGTGCGGTGGTGAGCATCGATGGCGGCCGGGATCTGTCGAAGCTGGTCGGCCGGGACGGGGAGGTGCTCGACGCGCTGCAGGAGCTGACCCGTCTCGCGGTGCAGCAGGCGACCGGTGTGCGCAGCCGGCTGATGTTGGACGTGGCCGGCTGGCGGGCCAAGCGTCGGGAGGAATTGAGTGCGCTCGGAACCGCTGCGGCCAAGCGGGTGCTGGAATCCGGTGCGCCGGAAGCGCTGGCGGCGATGACCCCGTTCGAGCGGAAGATTGTGCACGACGCGGTCGCCGCGGTCGACGGAGTCGAGAGCGAGAGCGAGGGCGTGGAGCCGAACCGCCACGTGGTGGTCGTTCCCGCCTGATATCGGGCGAGGTTGGGGACGGGGCGTTTCGTCACCGTGACGTTTTGGACCGGGCCCCTGATCTTCGGATCGGGGGCCTTCTCCATGTCCCGGCTGCGAACCCCGGGTGCCGGTTCAATACTGTTGACCTATCGAACGCGGAAGGAAGTTTCACGTGGAACGGGATCTCGGGGAAAGCGCTCCCCTGCCGACCGAGTTGGAGCCACCCGCCGAAGCCGCTCAGGTTTTCGGTGCGCGGTTGGATATCGCGCGGATGTACTGCGCGGCGCTCGCCAGCGCCGGGGTGGAGCGCGGACTGATCGGTCCCCGTGAAGTCCCGCGCCTATGGGATCGGCACATCCTCAACTGCGCGGTACTCGGTGAGCTGATCCCCGAAGGCGCGACGGTAGTCGATATCGGGAGCGGTGCCGGTCTGCCCGGCATCCCGCTCGGCATCGCGCGCCCGGATCTTCGAATCACCTTGGTGGAACCGCTCTTGCGCCGCACCATCTTTCTGAGTGAATTCATCGAAGCGGCCGGCCTCGACATCACCGTCGTGCGCGGTCGCGCCGAACAGTCCGGGGTGATGAAGGAAGCGGGCGGTGCCGACATCGTCACCTCCCGTGCGGTCGCCCCGCTGGCGAAACTGGCTCAGTGGTCCCTCCCCCTCCTCCGCGATCACGGACGGATGCTCGCGCTCAAAGGCATCAGCGCCGCAGAGGAGTTGGCGCGCGACGGTGAGGCGCTCGCCCGAGCCGGAGCAAGCAACGCACAGGTGCTCGAATGCGGAACCGGACTGGTCTCCACCCCCACTCTGGTGATCAGCGCCGAACTACTTCCCCGGGCTGAGCGGACGACTCGTCGTCGTGTGGCGCGGGTCAACAAGTCTCGGGGCTGAGCAAGTCTTTTGGTGCGTCGCCTGTTTCACATGAAACATCGCCGACTCGGCAGATGCTTCCGCGTCGTCTGATGCGACAGCGGCCTTACGCAGATGCCGACAAACCGCGTCGCGGACGATGGCAACCGATCAAGTCCGGTGCAGCGTCGAAGCCGGGTGCGACCACCTCCCAGCAGCGTGTCGACCAACGGCCAATCGGTATCTGCATGTTCTCCCCTCCCCTGTGCCCGGCTTCAAGACCGAGTTGGACTCAGTGACCGTCACGACGCTCGGCGTGCACATCCGCGCTGTATCCAGGTCGCCAGGAATGCCACCGGACGGGCCCAAGGCCAATAACCGACTTGCTTGGATTCGACCAACGAGTTGGCGTCTGAGGGACTGCGGTCAGGATGACAACCACTGCGTCTGGTGCGCCTACCTATCGCTGCGGTCTGACGCACGTCTCCCCCCTTGCGCGCAGGGCGACCGCCGACCGGCCTTTGCCCGACTCCCCTTCCTTGGTGTCTGGCGACAACTGACCGGCGTCTGATGTGAGTATCAACCAACGTCTGAGTAACAGCAGCCGCGATGACAACCAACTCGCATGTGGCGCGCCAACTGACCGCCGGAGTCTGGCGCGGCCCTGCTCCTCGCGTGTTGGCATCTGCGCGACTCCCCGTCCGGCGTCTGACGCAGCGATCGCCCGGCGTCTGATGCGGCAATCGACCGGCGTCTGAGCGTTGACAACCAACTGGCATGTGATCCACCCACTGACCGGCGGAGTTCGGGGCGGCTCTGGCTCCCCGCGTCATGGGCGTCTACTGCACCGCATACTGGGTGACTGTGACCGGTACGCGCTCGGCTCCCCCAGGTCTGGCGCAACGATCGGCTGGTGTCTGATGTGACTATCCCTTTACGTCTGAGCGATTGCTCAGGATGGCAACCAACCCGCGTGCGGTGCGCTAACCAACTCACGTGCTTTTGCTGCTCTCTCTCCGCGTGTGGGGCTTCTACTCCCCGCGTATTGAGTGACCGTCGACCGGCATGCGCGCTGCTCCTCTTCCGGTCTCTGGCACGACGACTGTCGACGACTGAAGCGAAGGCCGACCTGCATCCGAGCAACAGCGGCAAGTTGGCCGCCGACTGGCGTGTGATGCGCCCATTGCTTTGTGGTGACGCTGCGGGCGGCGTACGAGTGACTGGCTCAGGACGGCAGCCGACTGACTTGGTGCCATATCCGGCGGGGGTCTGGCCTGCCAACTGACCGGCGCCATTCGGACTACAGATTTCGATTTAGGAGGGTGACATCAGACCCGCGACGGAGCGACTGCGTTCAAGAGACATCCGATCAGCCTGTGGTGTGACCGTCGTTCGACTGCATTGCGATATGGATTGAGCGCCAGGGTGATTGCGTCGAGGGCAGCTGGCTAGCTTCCGGTGGACCAACCGACCGAGGGACTGAGTGACCATCGGCCAGAGGCTGACGCGACGATCCAGCCTGTATCTAACGCGGCACATGACCAATGTCTGAGTGACCTGTTCAAGAGGGCAGCGACTCAGTCTCGTTCAACGCCAGGGGTGCCGGTATGACAACTCCCGTGGCGCCGGCGCACCTGCCGACTGAGGGTTCGACGTGACACAGGACCGAATGTCCGATTGCCGATAGAGAAGGTGGCAGCCAACTTGTTAGTCAACCATCAACGGCAATCGGCGCCTCGTGCCAGTTGACCTTGGGATGGCGTGGAGGCCCAACTGGACGTCTTACGTGGCAGAGGAACCTGATATCTGATCGCCTTGGTGCTCACGTGCGGCAGCCAACTTAGCCGCCGAAGCGCGATCAGCGGTCAGTGAGCGGCGGTCAGTGAGCGGCAAGCGCGGCCGACGTGACAGCCGCCTGCGGCTGATGTGCTGATCGACGGGTTTGACAGGACACGGGAGCCGACCTCCGATTTCCTGGGTTCTGGGTGGCAGCCAACTCAATTTGTAATCCGCCATCCGCCATCCGGCGACCGCCAATCGTCATCTGTCGGGCGGTGCCTGGTGTGACAACCGGCCGGCTTGGCGTGCCTGTCGGTTTTTGGATTCGATGGCATGGGGGCCGGTTCCAGAGTGCCGGGTGCAGAGGTGGCGGACGATCCGGTCTCGTGCGACTCGCCGCTGGCGCCTGTCAGTCATCTGACGGGCGTCGGCGCGATTATGGGTTTTTGCGTCTGGCACGAGGTCACCCTCGGTGTTATCGACTGCATCCAGATGAGAACCCCTTCACTGTTGGTGGGAGCTACGGCCGATGCATGAAGACGGCGGCGGCGCTGCGCCTCGTTGTCATCTGCCTAATCACCTCGTAGTAGCGGGCTTGCGCTCCGGCGAAGCAGGTCGGTCCGCGAAGGGGACCGACTGTGTTCAGGCGGACGTTGAGGCCCAGGGGCGCGTCTGACGCGATGCGGGCTGAGAAGGTCTCCTAGCGCGTCGCCTTGTTTCACATGAAACATCTCCGTCCTCGGGAATCCCCTCTGCGCTGTCTCGTGAGCAGCGGCCTAACGCGAAAGCCGATAACGGCTGCACGCACGATGGCAACCGATCAAGGCCGGTGCAGCTCCCTACATTTGGCTGTGCCGGGGTGATCGCCGACTGAGTCCTGTGGACGACTCGGTGCGGTGCGGTGCGGTGCGGAGCCGGGCGGGTTTGGTGTCTGTGTCTGTGTGCCTGTTAGAGGTGCTTGCGGAATTGGCTTTGTGACAACCTGGTCGGCTTCCGGTGCTGTGCGTGCCTGTGTCGTGGGCGGTTTGTGGAATTGGTCGTGTGTCGAACTTGGTCAGGGGCTGGTCGCGCGGGGCTTGGTATCTGTGTGGATGTGTTCAGGTGGTGTGGACCGGATCTTGTGGGCAACTGATCCCGGCCTGGTGCGATATTGATCCGGTGTCTGTGTTCAGAGCTGCGGCCGACGCACCTGGTTCGAGAATCGGCCGTCGCCGCTCCGGACACCGAGCACGCATCTGGGCGGAGGCGTCTGGATATGGAGCTTGCGGTTCGGCGATGGCGGAGCTTCGAGTGCGCGATGGCGGAGCTTGTGGCGCAAGGAACGTCCGGTGTTGCGATGTGGTGCATCCGGGCCTGCGACAACGAACCCGAGCACCAGTTGCGTCACCTGATTCGCCGGGCCGCGCGACATCATGCGAACGATGTCGCCTATCAAACCGAGCTCGGCGAGTGGAGTGGCCACCGCAGTGGTGGGCGATGGCGGAACTTCCGGTGATTGGACGGCACTACAGCTTTGCGCACAGGACGACGTCGTTTGACGCCGCGACGCTGCTCAGAGGGGGAGACTTTTGCGGCGATCGACTTCGACCGGGTGGCGAGAGCCTGCTTCGCGGGCAAGTTCGGGCACGTCCAGGGGCGCGCCCGCTAGCGTTGCCAGGCCGTGCCGCTGTTTCATGTGAAACATTCGGAATCTCGGGTGGGGTTTGGGGACCGGCGGTGCGGTCAAATCGCTTGTCCTGTGCGCCGCACCGCGATTCAGCTTTCTAATCCTGCTGAGTGCTGGCAAGCTATGACACGTCGGGCGTGAGCGTTGTTGCCACGAAGGAATATTGGTATGCGGGATGACTCCGCTCGTGATGTTCGTTCCGACTCAGCTGTTTTTTGAAGTCACATGCGTCGGCGTTCGGCCGATGGTGCGTGATCTGAAGTTCTCGGTTAGGAGCAGTTATGTCGAGCGGTCCGGCGAAGAATGTTTCACGGGAAACCACGTCGCGCGTGCCGGGGATGCTGGACTCCAGCAACCTCGACCAAGAAGCCTTCGGGAGCACACCGTTCGGGCACATCTCCCCCAGCGAGACTCCGATCGCGGCCGAAGCGCAGCGCGCCAGCCAGATACTGCATCCAGGAAAGGTGACTGTGCCGAAACCGCACGAGCAACGGATCATCACCATCGCGAATCAAAAGGGCGGCGTCGGTAAGACGACAACGACGGTGAATCTTGCCGCGGCCCTGGCGCATCAGGGGATGACAGTGCTCGTGATCGATCTGGATCCGCAGGGCAACGCGAGCACCGCCCTCGGCATCGAGCACCACTCGGGGGTGCCCTCCAGTTACGAGCTGCTCATCGGCGAGGTCTCGGTGAAGGAGGCGATCCAGCAGAGTCCGCACAACGAGCGCCTGCTGTGCATCCCCGCCACCATCGATTTGGCCGGCGCGGAGATCGAATTGGTCTCCATGGTGGCTCGGGAAGGCCGCCTGAAGGCCGCGATCGAGCAGGCGAATATCGCCGGCTACGACATCGACTACGTAATGATCGACTGCCCGCCCTCGCTCGGTCTGCTGACCGTCAACGCGCTCGTCGCGGCGAAGGAGGTGCTGATTCCGATCCAGTGCGAGTATTACGCGCTGGAGGGCGTCGGGCAGTTGTTGCGCAATATCGGTCTGGTGCAGGCGCATCTGAACCCGCAGCTGCACGTCTCGACGGTGATCCTGACGATGTATGACGGTCGCACCAAGCTGGCCGATCAGGTCGCCGACGAGGTGCGCGCGCACTTCGGGGACGCGGTATTGCGTTCGGTCATCCCCCGCAGCGTAAAGGTCTCGGAGGCACCGGGATACGGCATGACGGTGCTCGATTATGATCCAGGCTCCCGGGGCGCGATGAGCTACCTCGATGCGGGCCGGGAGATGGCGCAGCGAGCGATGGCGAAAGCCGCTACGGGCGGCGCAGCTTAAATGCTCGGTGTGGTTGGCGACAGAAGGGATCGGTAAGCCGATGAGTCAGGCGAAGAAGGGTGGGCTGGGACGCGGTCTGGCCGCGTTGATCCCGACGGGCCCGGCGGCCGATCCGACGGCGATGGGGGCCACGCACGGCCTCGCGCCGGGGATGGGCAGTGCCGCGGCCAATGTGGTGATCGGCATCGATCCCATCGGCCCCCAGCCGGCTTCGGCCTATCTGCATCGGGTCCCCGACCCCACCGAAGACGCCGATCCGAACCTGGCGGGCGCGACGTATCGCGAGATTCCGCCGGCGCAGATCGAGCCGAATCCGAAGCAGCCGCGCCAGGTCTTCGAAGAGGAGGCGCTGGCGGAGCTGGTGCACTCCATCAAAGAGTTCGGCCTCATGCAACCGATCGTGGTGCGCCGGGTGGAACCGGGCGTGGACCGCTTTCAGCTCGTCATGGGCGAGCGGCGCTGGCGGGCCTGCCAGAAGGCGGGGCTGGAGAGCATTCCGGCCATCGTCCGGGAGACCGCCGACGAGGCGATGCTGCGGGATGCCCTGTTGGAGAACATCCACCGGGTGCAGCTGAATCCGTTGGAAGAGGCGGCGGCCTATCAGCAGCTGCTGGAGGAATTCGGCGTCACCCATGAGGAATTGGCGTCGCGCATCGGCCGGTCTCGTCCGGTCGTCACCAACATGATCCGCTTGCTGAAATTGCCGATTCCGGTGCAGCGCCGGGTGGCAGCCGGCGTGCTGTCGGCGGGGCATGCGCGCGCGTTGCTCGGGCTCGAGGCCGGAGCCGACGCACAGGAAGTGCTGGCCGCGCGGATCGTCGCCGAGGGCCTATCGGTGCGCGCCACCGAAGAAGCGGTGACGCTGGCGAATCGCGATCCGGAGAATGCCGCCACTCCCCCGGCGGCGCCGCGCCGCAAGCCGATTCATATGCCGGGTCTGCAGGATGTGGCCGAGCGGCTGTCGGAGTCCTTCGACACCCGGGTGACGGTGAGCCTAGGTAAGCGCAAGGGCAAGATCGTCGTGGAGTTCGGTTCCGTCGAGGACCTCGAGCGCATTGTCGGGATGATGCAACAGCAACAGCTCGACCAGTGACGAAAATCGCTCCGTAGTTCCGGTAGCCCTGTGCTCACCGCCGAAACGTCACTGTGACGGCGCGTTTCAGCGCAGCGTTTCGGCGGTCCGAACGGGGCCCTCTGACAACAGCACAGCGAGTGGAGTGAGGCGTGTTCTCTTTGATCGCTTATTCTTGCTGGCGAGCAGCAGCAACAAAGCGGCGTGCGCGAACGCATGGATGAATCGGACAGCTGGAGGCTGAGCAGAGCGGTGTCGACCAGCGTCACAGCACTTTCCCTCGGAGAACTCGACAAGCTCCCGGCACACGCCAGGCGCTGTGTTTTCTGGGAAATGGATCCGGCCGTTGCCGCGGACTCCCGCGACTTCAGCGACCCGGTCTTCGAGAAGGAAGCGTGGCTGTCCACGGTCCTGCTGGAGTGGGGGTCGTGCGGTCAGGTAGCCGCGGTGGACGGCAATGTCGCGGGGTGTGCGCTGTATTCGCCGCCCAGCGTTGTGCCGCGTGCCGCGCTGTTCCCCACCTCCCCCGTAAGCCCGGACGCGGTCCTGTTGACCACGCTGCGGACCGAATTCCGTTATGCCGACTCGGATATACCCCACCGGTTGCTACAGGCGGTGGTGGCCGATCTGGTGCGTCGTGGTGTGCGCGCGCTGGAGGTGTTCGGTATCCGCAGCGGTCCATCGTCCAAGGCGATGTCCGATCGTTCGGTTGGTTCGATGATGCTGATGGAGCGGATCGGCGCTCCGGTGCGGGAGAACCCGGCCGCGGACTGCTCGCCGGAGACCTGCATGATCGACGCCGACTTCCTGGAGGACGCCGGTTTCGAGGTCGTCGCGGCTCATCACAAGTTCCCGCGGCTGCGACTGGAGTTGAACTCCGATCACGGCTGGAAGGAAGACGTGGAGCGGGCGCTGGATCAGCTGCTGGCCGCCGCGGAGCTCACCGTGCCGTTCCGCATCGGCGCCGCTTAGTACGGGTATCGAAAAGCCCCTGCCGGATCAACCGGCAGGGGCAGTGTCGTCGGTGGCGCTTCGTCAGGCGCGTTCCGCGGCCGCCAGCTCCTCGGCCAGCAACTCGGCGAAGGTGTAGGTACCCGTGGGCTGATCGTCCTGGCCGAGCAGATACAGCCGCTTCACCGAGATGAGGATGGCCTCGGCGATGACGTCACGCATGCGCGGGTTACTGAGCACCGAGGCGTCGTAATCGTTGGTCAGATAACCGATATCGATCTGCACCGTCGGCATCTTGGTGAGCCGCAGCAGATCCCAGGTGCGGGCGTGGGTCCGGCAGTCCTGCAACGAGGTCCGGGCCACCACTTCACGCTGGATGAATCCGGCGAGCACCTGACCGATCATGGAGACCGAGCCGTGCGAGTTGCCGAAGTAGAAGCCGGCCACACCGTTGGCGGAGGGGCTCGGGTTGGTCGCGCAGCGCAGCGAGATCATCAGATCGGCGTCGAAGGCGTTGGAGGTGTCGGCACGATCGGCATCGCTGGGGTTGGCGCCCCAGGGCCGGGACAGGAACGTCTCCATGCCGGTGGCGGCCATCCGGCCCTCGAGCCGGCTCGCCAGGTCCCAGAGAATCTCCGACTCGTACACATCGCCGTACTCGGTGGGTACGGGATGACCCTTGTCGGGTCCTCCGAGACCCGGATCGATGACGATCCGTTTGCCCGTCAGCTGGGGACCGGCCCGGTGCACGACCTCTTCCTCGGCGATCCGGTGCGGGTTGCCGCCGGTGACGCGGGCGCCCAGCAGTTCGAGCGAACGCAGGGTCTCCGGACCGCAGATGCCGTCGGCGGACAACCCGATCTCACGCTGGAACGCTGTCAGCCCCTCGTGCGTGTGCGGGCCGAAGTAGCCGTCGACACGGTGCACGTAGAAGCCGAGATCCTGCAGGCGGCGCTGCAGGGTGGCGACATCGTCGCCGTACAGCGGTGCGGACAGTTGGTAGATGAGGGTTCGGGCGCCCAGGCGATAAGAGGCTTCCTTGAGCGCGCGATAGGTCGCCGGCCCGACCACACCGTCGACGAGCAGGCCGCGGTGCTGCTGGAACGCGCGGACGGCGGAATCGACTTGGTGGTCGAAGGAGGCTTCGGTGTCTTTCCAGTACTCGCGCGCATCGGCGGGATCGGTGCCTGCGGTGTGCGCGTGTAGGAACCCGAGGCTTGCCAGGGTGCTCCGAACCTCTGCGACGGCTGGACCGGTATCGCCGTGACGAAGTCGGTGCATGCGTGAGAGCCCTTTCCTTCCGTCAACCCGGGTACCCACTCATGCGAGGGTCTACACCCTTCGCACGACCGGAGCTGTGCTCGCGTCGATTGTCTCAGACCTGACCCGCAATTCAGCAATTCGCGGGGTCCAGGGCATCCTACGGCGCGTCGTGGGGCCACGATGTCCTAATGACACCGTGAATTACAGCACCGGGCCCTGGGGGATTAAACGGGGAGATTACCCGATCGAACCCCGCAGCGGACTGCGGGGTTCGTTAGGGGATTTCAGATAATGCCGTCGAGCTCGCGCAGCAGCGCGGCCTTGCCCTTGGCGCCGACGATCTGCTTGACCGGCTTGCCCTTCTCGAACAGCACCATGGTCGGGATCGACAGGATCTTGTATTCCTTGGCGGTCTCGGGATTGGCGTCCACATCCACCTTGGCGATGGTCAGCTTGTCCGAGTGCGCGCCGGCGATCTCCTCGAGCACCGGGGCGACCATCTTGCAGGGGCCGCACCAGGTGGCCCAGAAGTCGACCAGCACGGGCTTCTCGCTGAGCAGCACCGTATCGGCGAAATCCTTGTCGGTGACGGTGACCGTGTTTGCGGACATGGGTATCTCCTTGAATCGGGAAATGCGAACGGTATGGGTGAGTACCGTCAGTTCGCCGCGACGGGTTGCCCCGCGTGGTCCAGCGTGTTGGTGGTGATGTCGCCCTGCTCGGCCAGCCAGCGCTCGGCGTCGATCGCGGCGCGGCAGCCGGTGCCCGCGGCGGTGATGGCCTGGCGGTAGGTGTGGTCGACCAAGTCGCCCGCGGCGAACACACCGGGCACGGCGGTGGCGGTGCCGGGATGCTGCACCTGCACGTAGCCCTCGGCGTCCAACTCGACCTGGCCCTTGACCAGCTCGCTGCGCGGATCGTGGCCGATCGCCACGAACAGGCCGGTCGCGTCCAGCTCGGAGATCTCCCCGTTCTTGGTGTCGCGAATGGTGAGGGAGGACACCTTGTCGGTGCCATTGACCTGGACGACCTCGGCGTTGAGCCGGAACTCGATCTTCTCGTTCGCCTTGGCCCGCTCCAGCATGATGCGCGAGGCCCGGAACTCCTCACGGCGGTGCACGATGGTGACCTTGTCGGCGAACTTGGTGAGGAAGGTCGCCTCCTCCATCGCCGAGTCGCCGCCGCCGACCACCACGATGTTCTGGCCGCGGAAGAAGAAGCCGTCACAGGTGGCACAGGCGCTGACGCCGCGGCCGAGCAGATCCTGCTCCCCCGGGACGCCGAGGTAGCGGGCCGCCGAACCCATGGCGAGGATGATGGCGTAGGCCGAATAGGTCTCGCCGCCCACCGTGACGGTCTTGACCGGGCCGGACACGTCGATCGCGTCTACATCCTCGGTGCGGATCTCGGCACCGAAACGCTTTGCCTGCTCACGCATTTCGTCCATCAGGTCGGGGCCCATGATGCCCTCGCGGAA from Nocardia goodfellowii carries:
- the rnpA gene encoding ribonuclease P protein component codes for the protein MLPEPYRLHHRADFSRTVRRGQRIGRRDLVVHVHIHGYDGIVGTSGPDGAAGFTHPVGSASCRPPADALVRVGGPRFGLIVSKAVGSAVIRHRVARRLRHMCGKVIHDLPVEADIVIRALPGAADADSDELLRQLRGALRKLDGARSS
- the yidD gene encoding membrane protein insertion efficiency factor YidD; translation: MRSLARLPARLLIFLIELYRTYVSPTRMPVCRFTPTCSEYAVTALRTRGLFIGLGLTVVRLLKCAPWHPGGWDPVPERRPRARDEAAAADNATSSDDASAPHACTGSPSAVIGEPNDGSA
- a CDS encoding ParA family protein; the protein is MLDSSNLDQEAFGSTPFGHISPSETPIAAEAQRASQILHPGKVTVPKPHEQRIITIANQKGGVGKTTTTVNLAAALAHQGMTVLVIDLDPQGNASTALGIEHHSGVPSSYELLIGEVSVKEAIQQSPHNERLLCIPATIDLAGAEIELVSMVAREGRLKAAIEQANIAGYDIDYVMIDCPPSLGLLTVNALVAAKEVLIPIQCEYYALEGVGQLLRNIGLVQAHLNPQLHVSTVILTMYDGRTKLADQVADEVRAHFGDAVLRSVIPRSVKVSEAPGYGMTVLDYDPGSRGAMSYLDAGREMAQRAMAKAATGGAA
- the yidC gene encoding membrane protein insertase YidC, coding for MLDFIYYPVSWILWFWHRVFAAIPGLGKDSGIAWALAVVFLVFTLRVVLYKPFVKQVRTTKQMQELQPQIKELQKKYKNDRQKMALEMQKLQKDHGFNPLMGCLPILAQVPVFLGLFHVLRSFNRTGHGFGQLGMSIQENANTPNYVFNAADVQSFLSARLFGAPISAFITTPVSELQAFAIDGQLPSRVAIGAVAIPLMIIAGLATHFNARASVARQSPEAAANPQAAMMNKLALWVFPLGVLVGGPFLPIAILLYWVANNIWTYGQQHLVFGRMAKEEEEKKQQKLEQRAQNAPRPGAKPVNVKKKQPVDADVADAVEDVVDTVSTNGTAAAKPKTSAQRRSGGGQKRPNRGRANQKRRR
- a CDS encoding Jag family protein, producing MVNAETEPADVASDSEEALIEEGEIAGDYLEQLLDVLDFDGDIDLDVEGDRAVVSIDGGRDLSKLVGRDGEVLDALQELTRLAVQQATGVRSRLMLDVAGWRAKRREELSALGTAAAKRVLESGAPEALAAMTPFERKIVHDAVAAVDGVESESEGVEPNRHVVVVPA
- the rpmH gene encoding 50S ribosomal protein L34; this translates as MAKGKRTFQPNNRRRARVHGFRLRMRTRAGRAIVSARRGKGRKTLTA
- a CDS encoding ParB/RepB/Spo0J family partition protein, whose protein sequence is MSQAKKGGLGRGLAALIPTGPAADPTAMGATHGLAPGMGSAAANVVIGIDPIGPQPASAYLHRVPDPTEDADPNLAGATYREIPPAQIEPNPKQPRQVFEEEALAELVHSIKEFGLMQPIVVRRVEPGVDRFQLVMGERRWRACQKAGLESIPAIVRETADEAMLRDALLENIHRVQLNPLEEAAAYQQLLEEFGVTHEELASRIGRSRPVVTNMIRLLKLPIPVQRRVAAGVLSAGHARALLGLEAGADAQEVLAARIVAEGLSVRATEEAVTLANRDPENAATPPAAPRRKPIHMPGLQDVAERLSESFDTRVTVSLGKRKGKIVVEFGSVEDLERIVGMMQQQQLDQ
- the rsmG gene encoding 16S rRNA (guanine(527)-N(7))-methyltransferase RsmG — its product is MERDLGESAPLPTELEPPAEAAQVFGARLDIARMYCAALASAGVERGLIGPREVPRLWDRHILNCAVLGELIPEGATVVDIGSGAGLPGIPLGIARPDLRITLVEPLLRRTIFLSEFIEAAGLDITVVRGRAEQSGVMKEAGGADIVTSRAVAPLAKLAQWSLPLLRDHGRMLALKGISAAEELARDGEALARAGASNAQVLECGTGLVSTPTLVISAELLPRAERTTRRRVARVNKSRG